One Brassica oleracea var. oleracea cultivar TO1000 chromosome C7, BOL, whole genome shotgun sequence genomic window carries:
- the LOC106301824 gene encoding mitochondrial inner membrane protease subunit 1 isoform X2, giving the protein MGSSSSFWNVAYRQAMKSGVFVAKVYSFLHVTTTYLAFPAFAFGPSMIPTLHPSGNVVLAERISTRSRKLSRGDVIVLQSPEDPNKIPIKRVIGLEGDCVSFVVDPEKNDESRTVVVPKGHVWVQGDYTQNSRDSRIFGPLPYGLIRGRVLWRVWPFQDFGPIGPTTT; this is encoded by the exons ATGGGGTCTTCATCGTCGTTCTGGAACGTAGCTTATCGACAAGCTATGAAAAGCGGTGTGTTTGTCGCGAAAGTCTACTCCTTTCTCCATGTAACCACAACCTATCTCGCCTTCCCTGCTTTC GCTTTTGGTCCGAGCATGATCCCGACGCTTCATCCTTCGGGGAATGTCGTATTGGCAGAACGTATCTCCACGCGGTCTCGGAAACTGAGTCGTGGAGATGTCATTGTGTTGCAATCTCCAGAAGACCCTAACAAGATTCCAATCAAGAGAGTGATCGGACTTGAAGGAGATTGTGTAAGCTTTGTAGTTGATCCTGAGAAGAACGATGAATCAAGAACCGTCGTG GTTCCTAAAGGGCATGTGTGGGTGCAAGGTGATTATACTCAGAACTCTAGAGACTCGAGAATCTTTGGTCCTTTACCTTATGGTCTTATTCGAGGCAGAGTGCTTTGGAGG GTTTGGCCATTTCAAGATTTTGGACCGATTGGACCGACCACAACTTAA
- the LOC106304402 gene encoding F-box protein At1g30790-like: MKRKEHEKDRFCSSRTMLQRIPLDLKKMTRLQVKPHQKKPLCKVESRVCLERKERERNEDDESVKRPSKLLHSIPLDLEVEIMTRLPVKSLMRSRCVSKTWSSIIRSQGFAEAYYAMSSSATRSRFTVAFSNSVFVKGDAQRLFIFSSSHESSSLAANLHMTIPSLSLSHVSDCPSVHGFVGCCHGFQFTICNPSTGQFVTLPCKGNRTSLGYDPVDGQFKALSLVPTPVRGYHICVVHEVIKLGGGGGVESRNMVTSPPYSPLTNRLCINGFIYFGAWAPRPRTNPVIVCFDVRHEKISFIKMPKDILMSYSVLIEYKGKLASVVRHQPLSFRSFDLWILEDVKKGVWSKQTFDLSYDLVNITSPGTNKAGEIIFAPTKLSHCAQPFYIFHYNTQKKDLRRVRIHGIADDEGFRRHYGLVSDCNVSVSPEHVESIAFL, encoded by the coding sequence ATGAAACGCAAGGAACATGAGAAGGACAGGTTCTGCAGCAGTCGAACTATGTTACAACGGATCCCTCTTGATCTGAAGAAGATGACTAGATTGCAGGTTAAACCACACCAAAAGAAACCCCTTTGCAAAGTCGAATCCAGGGTTTGCTTGGAACGCAAGGAGAGAGAACGTAACGAGGACGATGAGAGCGTCAAGAGGCCAAGTAAGCTACTACATTCGATCCCTTTAGATCTAGAGGTGGAGATAATGACCAGATTGCCTGTAAAGTCTCTTATGAGGTCCCGATGCGTGTCAAAGACGTGGTCTTCCATCATCCGAAGCCAAGGGTTCGCCGAGGCTTACTACGCTATGTCCTCCTCTGCAACCCGATCCCGGTTTACAGTCGCTTTCAGCAACAGTGTATTTGTCAAGGGTGATGCCCAGCGTCTGTTCATCTTCTCGTCTTCGCATGAATCTTCTTCTTTGGCTGCCAATCTCCACATGACTATACCTTCGTTGAGCTTGTCTCACGTCTCCGATTGTCCTTCCGTCCATGGCTTTGTCGGTTGTTGTCATGGTTTTCAGTTCACTATATGTAACCCTAGCACGGGTCAATTCGTTACCTTGCCCTGTAAAGGAAACCGCACATCCTTGGGATACGATCCTGTTGATGGTCAATTCAAAGCATTGTCTTTGGTGCCTACTCCTGTCCGGGGTTATCATATTTGTGTTGTGCACGAGGTTATAAAACTTGGAGGAGGAGGAGGAGTAGAATCACGCAATATGGTAACCTCCCCACCTTATTCCCCTCTCACGAATAGACTATGCATTAATGGTTTTATATATTTTGGTGCTTGGGCCCCAAGACCAAGAACGAATCCGGTGATTGTCTGTTTTGATGTTAGACATGAGAAGATAAGTTTTATCAAAATGCCTAAGGATATCCTGATGAGTTATTCAGTGTTGATAGAATACAAAGGGAAGTTAGCTTCCGTTGTTAGACACCAACCTTTGAGCTTCCGCAGTTTTGATTTATGGATTTTAGAGGACGTGAAGAAAGGTGTCTGGTCCAAGCAAACATTTGACCTTTCTTACGATTTGGTGAATATTACTTCCCCGGGCACCAACAAGGCTGGTGAAATCATTTTTGCTCCAACAAAACTGTCACATTGTGCACAACCTTTCTACATTTTCCACTACAATACTCAAAAAAAAGACTTGAGAAGAGTTCGGATCCATGGGATTGCTGACGATGAAGGTTTTAGGCGCCATTATGGACTGGTGAGCGATTGTAACGTCTCTGTCTCACCCGAACATGTTGAAAGTATTGCCTTTTTATAA
- the LOC106301824 gene encoding mitochondrial inner membrane protease subunit 1 isoform X1, with protein sequence MGSSSSFWNVAYRQAMKSGVFVAKVYSFLHVTTTYLAFPAFAFGPSMIPTLHPSGNVVLAERISTRSRKLSRGDVIVLQSPEDPNKIPIKRVIGLEGDCVSFVVDPEKNDESRTVVVPKGHVWVQGDYTQNSRDSRIFGPLPYGLIRGRVLWRVCICLTLYSLISRIKSVFFFCILFGNQYGLVSNDI encoded by the exons ATGGGGTCTTCATCGTCGTTCTGGAACGTAGCTTATCGACAAGCTATGAAAAGCGGTGTGTTTGTCGCGAAAGTCTACTCCTTTCTCCATGTAACCACAACCTATCTCGCCTTCCCTGCTTTC GCTTTTGGTCCGAGCATGATCCCGACGCTTCATCCTTCGGGGAATGTCGTATTGGCAGAACGTATCTCCACGCGGTCTCGGAAACTGAGTCGTGGAGATGTCATTGTGTTGCAATCTCCAGAAGACCCTAACAAGATTCCAATCAAGAGAGTGATCGGACTTGAAGGAGATTGTGTAAGCTTTGTAGTTGATCCTGAGAAGAACGATGAATCAAGAACCGTCGTG GTTCCTAAAGGGCATGTGTGGGTGCAAGGTGATTATACTCAGAACTCTAGAGACTCGAGAATCTTTGGTCCTTTACCTTATGGTCTTATTCGAGGCAGAGTGCTTTGGAGGGTATGTATATGTCTAACTTTGTACAGTCTTATTAGTCGAATCAAAAGTGTTTTTTTTTTTTGCATTTTATTTGGCAATCAATATGGTTTGGTATCAAATGATATTTAG
- the LOC106304084 gene encoding F-box protein At1g30790-like, protein MRVEGVVFHHPKPRVRPCLLRYVRCNLIPVYSRFQQQCIHQEWCRASVHILFFTPGGRGIFFFGCQYRHDNTFVELVSLFQGNNSFRLHEVIRLGGGRGGRGAKSRNELTSPPYCPLTDGLCINGFMYSGAWAPRPNLVIVCFDVRHEKISFNKMPKDVLIMLSYSVLIEYKGKLASIVRHRSLSFRSFDIWILEDVKKGDWSKQTFELPYDLVNMTSPGTNKAGEIIFAPKELSRDAQPFYILYYNIERKDLRRVWIHGIAEDEGFRRRYGLVSDCNVSVSPQHVESIAFL, encoded by the exons ATGCGTGTCGAAGGTGTGGTCTTCCATCATCCGAAGCCAAGGGTTCGTCCATGCTTACTACGGTATGTCCGCTGCAACCTGATCCCGGTTTATAGTCGCTTTCAGCAACAGTGCATACATCAGGAGTGGTGCAGAGCGTCTGTTCATATTCTCTTCTTCACTCCAGGAGGGAGAGGAATCTTCTTCTTTGGTTGCCAATATCGACATGACAATACCTTTGTTGAGCTTGTGTCACTTTTCCAG GGTAATAATAGTTTTCGACTGCACGAGGTTATCAGACTTGGAGGCGGCCGAGGAGGACGAGGAGCAAAATCTCGTAATGAGTTAACCTCCCCGCCTTATTGCCCTCTAACGGATGGACTATGCATTAATGGTTTTATGTATAGTGGGGCTTGGGCCCCAAGACCGAATCTGGTGATTGTTTGTTTTGATGTTAGACATGAGAAGATAAGTTTTAACAAAATGCCTAAGGATGTCCTGATTATGCTGAGTTATTCAGTGTTGATAGAATACAAAGGGAAGTTAGCTTCCATTGTTAGACACCGATCTTTGAGCTTCCGCAGTTTTGATATATGGATTTTAGAGGATGTGAAGAAAGGTGACTGGTCCAAGCAAACATTTGAGCTTCCTTACGATTTGGTGAATATGACTTCCCCCGGTACTAACAAGGCTGGTGAAATCATTTTTGCTCCAAAAGAACTGTCACGTGATGCACAACCCTTCTACATTTTATACTACAATATTGAAAGAAAAGACTTGAGAAGAGTTTGGATCCATGGGATTGCTGAAGATGAAGGTTTTAGGCGCCGTTATGGACTGGTGAGCGATTGCAATGTCTCTGTCTCACCCCAACATGTTGAAAGTATTGCCTTTTTATAA
- the LOC106305434 gene encoding uncharacterized protein LOC106305434 — protein sequence MCIVGNKKKGNRSLKEIGTFMMTTCFIANYQSVLVCQAEYFRQLLKPVT from the exons ATGTGCATTGTTGGAAACAAGAAGAAGGGAAACAGATCATTGAAGGAAATAGGAACTTTTATGATGACTACATGTTTCATTGCTAATTACCAATCCGTTCTAGTTTGCCAG GCAGAATATTTCAGACAGTTACTTAAGCCTGTAACGTAG